Proteins found in one Oryza glaberrima chromosome 4, OglaRS2, whole genome shotgun sequence genomic segment:
- the LOC127771083 gene encoding replication factor C subunit 4: protein MAASSSSAPALADAYDIPWVEKYRPTRVADVVGNSDAVTRLQVIARDGNMPNLILSGPPGTGKTTSILALAHELLGPSYREAVLELNASDDRGLDVVRNKIKMFAQKKVTLQPGRHKIVILDEADSMTSGAQQALRRTMEIYSNTTRFALACNTSSKIIEPIQSRCAIVRFSRLSDQEILGRLMIVVAAEKVPYVPEGLEAIIFTADGDMRQALNNLQATVSGFRFVNQENVFKVCDQPHPLHVKNMVKNVLDGKFDEACSALKQLYDLGYSPTDIITTLFRVIKNYDMAEYLKLELLKETGFAHMRICDGVGSFLQLSGLLAKFALVRETAKAS, encoded by the exons atggccgcctccagctcctccgcccccgccctcGCCGACGCCTACGACATCCCGTGGGTGGAGAAGTACCGCCCCACccgcgtcgccgacgtcgtcggcAACTCCGACGCCGTCACCCGCCTCCAGGTCATCGCCCGCGACGGCAACATGCCAAACCTAATCCTCTCC GGGCCTCCGGGCACCGGGAAAACTACGAGCATCCTGGCGCTGGCACACGAGCTGCTCGGACCTAGCTACCGCGAGGCCGTGCTCGAGCTCAATGCCTCGGACGACAG GGGCCTGGATGTGGTGCGGAACAAGATCAAGATGTTTGCGCAGAAGAAGGTCACGCTGCAGCCGGGGAGGCACAAGATCGTCATCTTGGATGAGGCTGACAG CATGACATCGGGAGCACAGCAAGCACTGAGACGAACAATGGAGATTTATTCTAACACCACAAGGTTCGCGCTTGCATGCAACACTTCATCTAAGATCATTGAACCCATTCAAAGCCGTTGTGCTATTGTACGGTTCTCAAGGCTTTCAGATCAGGAGATTCTTGGCCGACTCATGATTGTGGTAGCAGCTGAGAAG GTTCCTTACGTGCCAGAGGGACTTGAAGCTATCATCTTTACTGCTGATGGTGACATGAGGCAAGCTTTGAACAACTTGCAAGCTACAGTTAGTGGGTTCCGTTTTGTTAATCAAGAAAATGTGTTCAAG GTGTGTGATCAACCACATCCGTTGCATGTCAAGAATATGGTGAAAAATGTGCTTGATGGAAAGTTTGATGAGGCTTGCTCTGCTCTGAAGCAATTATATGATTTGGGCTACTCTCCCACTGACATAATCACTACTCTCTTCCGGGTTATCAAGAACTACGACATGGCTGAATATCTGAAGCTGGAATTGTTGAAG GAAACCGGATTTGCTCACATGAGAATCTGCGATGGTGTTGGCTCATTTCTTCAACTATCAGGCCTTCTGGCAAAGTTTGCGTTGGTGAGAGAAACAGCAAAAGCATCATGA